A DNA window from Ctenopharyngodon idella isolate HZGC_01 chromosome 10, HZGC01, whole genome shotgun sequence contains the following coding sequences:
- the syk gene encoding tyrosine-protein kinase SYK isoform X5, producing MPMDTQVYESPYADPEELRSTTVNRSDLTLEDGELGSGNFGTVLRGVYQMKKTQKVVAVKILKNDDDNAAVKEEMLREANVMQQLDNPYIVRMIGICEAENLMLVMELAELGPLHKFLQKNKHISMKNITELVHQVSMGMKYLEEHNFVHRDLAARNVLLVTQHYAKISDFGLSKALTEDENYYKAKGHGKWPVKWYAPECMNYFKFSSKSDVWSFGVLMWEAYSYGQKPYKGMKGNEVIQMIESGQRMQSPLDCPTEMYNLMLKCWTYKPDERPGFSVVEPRLRHYYYDISQ from the exons ATGCCAATGGACACACAGGTGTATGAAAGTCCATATGCAGATCCTGAAGAGCTGCGGTCAACTACAGTTAACCGGAGCGACCTGACTCTGGAAGATGGAGAGTTGGGCTCAGGCAACTTTGGCACTGTCCTAAGAGGTGTCTACCAAATGAAAAA GACACAAAAGGTTGTTGCTGTGAAGATACTGAagaatgatgatgataatgcaGCAGTAAAGGAGGAGATGCTGCGAGAAGCTAACGTCATGCAGCAGCTGGATAATCCTTACATTGTTCGCATGATTGGCATCTGTGAAGCTGAGAACCTCATGCTGGTTATGGAGCTTGCTGAGCTGGGGCCGCTTCACAAGTTCCTACAGAAGAACAA ACACATCTCTATGAAgaacatcacagagctggttcATCAGGTCTCTATGGGAATGAAATATCTGGAAGAGCACAACTTTGTTCACAGAGATCTTGCTGCCAGGAACGTGCTTTTAGTCACTCAGCACTATGCCAAGATCAGCGACTTTGGACTTTCTAAAGCCCTGACAGAAGATGAGAACTATTACAAG GCCAAAGGTCATGGTAAATGGCCGGTGAAATGGTATGCTCCTGAGTGCATGAACTACTTTAAGTTCTCTTCTAAGAGTGATGTGTGGAGCTTTGGAGTCCTGATGTGGGAGGCTTATTCATATGGACAGAAACCATACAAG GGCATGAAAGGAAATGAAGTCATCCAGATGATTGAGAGTGGACAGAGAATGCAGTCGCCCCTCGACTGCCCGACTGAGATGTACAACCTCATGTTAAAATGCTGGACATACAA GCCGGATGAGAGACCTGGATTTTCTGTAGTTGAACCCAGATTGCGGCATTACTATTATGACATATCTCAGTGA